In the genome of Priestia filamentosa, the window TAATGGCCAGAGTTATGCGGACGAGGAGCGAGTTCATTCACAAATAGCTCTCCGTCTCTTGTTATAAACATCTCTACAGCTAGTGTGCCCACAAGTTTTAAATGATTCGCGATTTTCAAAGCAATCTTGGTTGCTTTCTCTTTTGTTTCTTCACTCACACGTGCTGGTACGATTGTTTGATATAAAATGTGATGTTTATGAATATTTTCACCAATTGGCAAGCATGTTACATCACCATTTTCGTTTCGGTGAACAATGACAGACACTTCCTTTTGAAGGTCGATCCAGCTTTCCAGTACGCAAGTTCCCGCATTTAGAAGCTTTATGGCTTCATCAATATCTTCTTTGCGTTCAATTAGATGTTGCCCTTTCCCGTCATAGCCACCTTGACACGTTTTTAAGACGCATGGATATCCAATACTTTCAACTGCCTCTTCCATTTCCTCAGCTTTTTCAATAATGCGATAAGGAGCAATTGGAAGTCCTGCTTTTGTAATTTCTTCTTTTTCGAACTGACGATTTTGTGTAATTTTGAGTAAGTGGCTTCCTTGTGGTACATAAGAATGTTCCTCAAGCCACTTAACCATCTCTACATTCACATTTTCAAACTCATACGTAATGACATCTGAACATTGAGCAAGCTTTTGAATTCCTTCAAAGTCATCATAACCTGTTACAATCTTGATATCAGCTATTTGCCCACATGGAGAGTCCTCAGCAGGTTCTAAAACCGCTATATTGTACCCCATTTCTTTTGCTGACATGGCCATCATTCGTCCAAGTTGGCCACCACCGATGATTCCAATTGTTTGTCCTGGTAAAATTCTATTCAAGTTCATCACTACTTTGCATCGCTTTTTGTTTTGTAGACTCACGGCGCTCATATAAACGAGCTTCTAGCTGATCATCTCGAGTCGCTAATATTTGGGCTGCTAACAATCCTGCATTTGTAGCCCCCGCTTTTCCAATTGCAACGGTTGCCACAGGTACACCACCTGGCATTTGTACGATAGAAAGAAGTGAGTCCAATCCTTGCAAATGACTAGAGCGAACTGGAACTCCGATAACTGGCAGTAACGTTTTAGCTGCTACCATACCTGGCAAATGTGCTG includes:
- the purK gene encoding 5-(carboxyamino)imidazole ribonucleotide synthase, with the protein product MSAVSLQNKKRCKVVMNLNRILPGQTIGIIGGGQLGRMMAMSAKEMGYNIAVLEPAEDSPCGQIADIKIVTGYDDFEGIQKLAQCSDVITYEFENVNVEMVKWLEEHSYVPQGSHLLKITQNRQFEKEEITKAGLPIAPYRIIEKAEEMEEAVESIGYPCVLKTCQGGYDGKGQHLIERKEDIDEAIKLLNAGTCVLESWIDLQKEVSVIVHRNENGDVTCLPIGENIHKHHILYQTIVPARVSEETKEKATKIALKIANHLKLVGTLAVEMFITRDGELFVNELAPRPHNSGHYSMNACAVSQFGQHIRAICNWPLGDSSLLKPAVMANLLGDEMNKALDKVEQFSDCHLHLYGKKEVKDGRKMGHMTVIADNIEMALEKINALKIWS
- the purE gene encoding 5-(carboxyamino)imidazole ribonucleotide mutase, which codes for MNAKVAVIMGSTSDWETMKHACDILDELHVAYEKKVVSAHRTPDLMFQYAEEAKGRGIEVIIAGAGGAAHLPGMVAAKTLLPVIGVPVRSSHLQGLDSLLSIVQMPGGVPVATVAIGKAGATNAGLLAAQILATRDDQLEARLYERRESTKQKAMQSSDELE